In Zingiber officinale cultivar Zhangliang chromosome 1A, Zo_v1.1, whole genome shotgun sequence, a genomic segment contains:
- the LOC122015815 gene encoding histone H4, whose amino-acid sequence MSGRGKGGKGLGKGGAKRHRKVLRDNIQGITKPAIRRLARRGGVKRISGLIYEETRGVLKIFLENVIRDAVTYTEHARRKTVTAMDVVYALKRQGRTLYGFGG is encoded by the coding sequence ATGTCTGGAAGAGGGAAGGGTGGCAAGGGATTGGGCAAGGGCGGCGCGAAGCGCCACCGCAAAGTGCTTCGCGACAACATCCAGGGCATCACCAAGCCGGCGATCCGGCGCTTGGCAAGGAGGGGCGGCGTGAAGCGCATCAGCGGCCTGATCTACGAGGAGACGCGCGGCGTCCTAAAAATCTTCCTCGAGAATGTGATCCGTGACGCTGTGACCTACACGGAGCACGCCCGGAGGAAGACCGTCACCGCCATGGACGTCGTCTACGCGCTAAAGAGGCAGGGAAGGACTCTGTATGGCTTCGGTGGTTAA